In Hahella sp. KA22, one genomic interval encodes:
- a CDS encoding RimK family protein, with translation MSRLYIVVESLKDWTPYYPSEDVISFEDYLALPINKNDRVRLINLCRSYKYLSKGYYCSLLAEARGHHVIPSVRTLNEIEKRSLYSLILDLDDDTALSALKKLANKPDQELTFRCFFGKTSDPDLEPLGALVFEKLPCPVVEVEIEQKGGWKLSAMRPVSPKGFDDQEQTLFANSLDAFSRKVWRKPKERKKYRYDMAVLVNPKEEMPPSDKAALKKLAKVGKQLGVAVDLIEPKDYQRIPEYDMLFIRETTAIDHHTFKFSKKAEAEGLIVMDDSTSIMRCTNKVYLADLLRANRVPTPKTLIVSKGDKQQLLAAAQELGLPMVLKIPDGSFSRGVVKVESPEELEQKAQTLFKQSALLLAQEFMYTDYDWRIGVLNGKPFYACKYFMARNHWQIYKHGEGSTAAGAWATLPTYEVPKVVLNAAVKAAGLIGDGLYGVDVKQKGNRAAVIEVNDNPSIESGVEDKYLGDELYRIILEEFIRRAEKKHNS, from the coding sequence ATGTCTCGTCTTTACATAGTCGTTGAGTCTTTAAAGGATTGGACCCCCTATTATCCAAGTGAAGACGTAATATCATTTGAAGACTACCTGGCTCTACCCATTAACAAAAATGATCGCGTCAGACTGATCAACCTTTGCCGCAGCTACAAGTATCTCAGCAAAGGCTATTACTGCTCATTGCTCGCTGAAGCGCGTGGGCATCATGTCATTCCTTCCGTGCGTACGCTGAACGAGATTGAAAAGCGCTCCTTGTATTCGCTGATTCTTGATCTGGATGACGATACCGCGTTGTCAGCGCTGAAGAAGCTGGCTAACAAGCCGGATCAGGAACTGACCTTCCGCTGTTTCTTCGGTAAAACCAGCGATCCGGATTTGGAGCCATTGGGCGCTCTGGTGTTCGAGAAGCTGCCTTGCCCAGTGGTGGAAGTGGAAATCGAACAGAAAGGCGGCTGGAAATTGTCCGCTATGCGTCCGGTAAGCCCGAAAGGCTTCGACGATCAGGAGCAGACGCTGTTCGCCAACTCGCTGGATGCATTCAGCCGCAAAGTATGGCGCAAGCCCAAGGAACGCAAAAAATATCGCTACGACATGGCGGTATTGGTCAATCCCAAAGAGGAAATGCCGCCCAGCGACAAAGCCGCCCTGAAGAAGTTGGCCAAAGTCGGCAAACAGCTTGGCGTGGCGGTGGACCTGATTGAACCCAAGGATTATCAACGCATTCCTGAATACGATATGTTGTTCATTCGCGAAACAACTGCGATTGATCATCACACTTTCAAATTCTCCAAAAAGGCGGAAGCGGAAGGCTTGATCGTGATGGATGACTCCACTTCCATCATGCGTTGCACCAACAAAGTCTATCTGGCGGATTTGCTGCGGGCTAATAGAGTGCCGACGCCGAAGACGTTGATTGTCAGCAAGGGCGACAAACAGCAGTTGTTGGCGGCGGCGCAGGAACTGGGTCTGCCTATGGTTTTGAAGATTCCAGACGGTTCGTTTTCCCGGGGCGTTGTGAAAGTGGAATCGCCGGAAGAGTTGGAGCAGAAAGCGCAGACGCTGTTTAAGCAATCGGCGCTGTTATTGGCGCAGGAGTTCATGTACACGGATTACGACTGGCGTATCGGTGTCTTAAACGGTAAGCCGTTTTACGCCTGTAAGTATTTCATGGCTCGTAACCACTGGCAGATCTACAAGCACGGCGAAGGTTCGACGGCCGCTGGCGCCTGGGCGACATTACCGACTTATGAAGTGCCCAAAGTGGTGTTGAATGCGGCGGTGAAGGCCGCTGGGCTGATTGGCGACGGTTTGTATGGCGTGGACGTAAAGCAGAAGGGGAATCGCGCGGCGGTGATTGAAGTCAACGATAACCCAAGCATCGAGTCTGGCGTGGAGGATAAATATCTCGGGGATGAGTTGTACCGTATTATCCTCGAAGAGTTCATTCGTCGAGCAGAAAAGAAACACAATTCCTAA
- the rimI gene encoding ribosomal protein S18-alanine N-acetyltransferase has product MEDLDELVELEKSCFTTDQLSRRSFRHMIKSESASVVLCEMDEKLCGYAITLFHRGTSLARLYSIAIVPESRGKGVARALMDMAEQSAISRRCIFMRLEVRTDNQEAIALYKKLGYRQFGVYHDYYEDHRDAFRFQKQIIRFAPLNQTLQIPYYSQSTDFTCGPASLMMAMATLNTEYIPRNWEEIQIWREATTIFMTSGHGGCGPHGLALAANKRGFNAEIYVNYEGPLFLEGVRRTEKKDVLKLVHKDFMHQLEETDVVIHNTVLTQEILEKEIKQGKLALVLISTYHFDQKKAPHWVMISAVDSDFVYIHDPDVDEESHRLAIDNQYIPIARAQFDRMSQFGQNRLRTGVIISQRPKRTRRKNA; this is encoded by the coding sequence ATGGAAGATCTCGATGAGCTGGTGGAGCTTGAAAAATCATGCTTTACCACAGACCAGCTCAGCCGCAGAAGCTTTCGCCATATGATCAAATCCGAGTCCGCCTCGGTAGTGCTTTGCGAAATGGACGAGAAGCTGTGCGGCTATGCGATTACGTTATTTCATCGCGGCACCAGCCTCGCCCGCCTCTACTCTATCGCCATCGTACCCGAGTCACGCGGCAAAGGCGTTGCGCGGGCATTGATGGACATGGCCGAACAGTCGGCGATCTCGCGTCGCTGCATATTTATGCGCCTGGAAGTACGCACGGACAATCAGGAGGCAATCGCCTTATATAAAAAGCTGGGCTATCGTCAGTTTGGGGTTTATCACGATTATTACGAAGATCACCGGGATGCCTTCCGTTTCCAGAAGCAGATCATCCGTTTTGCTCCGCTTAATCAAACACTGCAGATTCCCTATTACAGCCAGAGCACGGATTTCACCTGCGGCCCGGCTTCGCTGATGATGGCCATGGCGACCCTGAATACGGAGTACATACCCCGTAACTGGGAAGAGATACAGATCTGGCGTGAGGCCACCACGATTTTCATGACCTCCGGACACGGCGGATGCGGCCCTCACGGACTAGCATTGGCGGCTAACAAGCGCGGCTTCAATGCGGAAATTTACGTCAACTACGAAGGGCCGTTGTTTCTCGAAGGCGTCAGACGCACCGAGAAAAAAGATGTATTAAAACTGGTGCATAAAGATTTCATGCACCAGTTAGAAGAAACTGATGTGGTCATTCATAACACCGTGCTGACCCAGGAAATCCTGGAGAAGGAAATAAAGCAAGGCAAACTGGCCCTGGTGCTGATCAGCACCTATCACTTCGACCAGAAAAAAGCGCCACACTGGGTAATGATCAGCGCCGTCGACTCGGATTTCGTATATATTCACGACCCGGATGTGGATGAGGAGTCGCACCGACTCGCCATCGACAATCAATACATCCCTATCGCCCGCGCCCAGTTTGATCGCATGTCCCAGTTCGGACAGAATCGTCTACGCACGGGCGTAATTATTTCGCAACGCCCCAAACGCACAAGACGAAAAAATGCCTGA
- a CDS encoding TlyA family RNA methyltransferase — translation MPDISERLSTSRAHASRIDKLLVDQGYCRSRNQARELISLGKIMLQVGAGWETVTKPSQTVLSDARIEVLDNELQEYVSRGGLKLAGAIAQVGAEFRDKTVLDVGQSTGGFTDCALKQGAALVVGVEVGHGQLTQSLREHPQVRVFEGINAKEIPLSLLELTDNKAGYDFAVMDLSFISQTLVLKSVAALLADGGSLISLVKPQFEVGPAGLGKGGIVKDASLYSEVEDKIKMACEDAGLRVMDYFPSSITGGDGNREFFVFARKAAIS, via the coding sequence ATGCCTGATATTTCAGAACGCCTCTCTACCTCCCGCGCACATGCGAGCCGAATAGACAAACTACTGGTGGATCAGGGCTATTGCCGCTCGCGCAATCAGGCCAGGGAGCTGATCAGTCTTGGCAAAATCATGCTGCAGGTCGGCGCTGGCTGGGAAACGGTCACCAAACCCAGCCAGACGGTGCTCAGCGACGCCAGAATAGAGGTTCTTGATAACGAGTTGCAGGAATACGTTTCCCGAGGCGGACTTAAGCTGGCCGGAGCCATTGCGCAGGTCGGCGCGGAGTTTCGGGACAAAACAGTGCTGGACGTGGGTCAGTCCACCGGCGGATTTACGGATTGCGCGCTCAAGCAAGGAGCAGCCTTGGTGGTCGGCGTGGAAGTGGGACACGGACAGTTGACGCAATCTTTGAGAGAGCATCCTCAGGTCAGGGTATTTGAAGGGATCAACGCCAAAGAGATCCCCCTCTCCCTGCTTGAATTGACGGACAATAAAGCTGGTTATGACTTTGCGGTCATGGACCTGAGTTTCATTTCACAAACGCTGGTGCTGAAATCCGTCGCCGCGCTACTCGCTGATGGCGGCTCGTTGATCAGCCTGGTGAAGCCGCAGTTTGAAGTCGGACCCGCTGGTTTGGGTAAAGGAGGTATCGTGAAAGACGCAAGCCTCTATAGCGAAGTGGAAGATAAGATCAAAATGGCTTGTGAGGACGCAGGACTCAGAGTGATGGATTACTTTCCTAGCTCCATCACAGGGGGAGACGGTAATCGGGAGTTCTTCGTCTTCGCCCGCAAAGCGGCGATTTCCTGA
- a CDS encoding YbjN domain-containing protein: protein MPHIQFINSDSLLKWLKDLEVDHYLCGQCQGVHIADLQSQEGVLESRVFLEQECLIFTTEVELRASALLSLVAELPRLNGAYANIKTFADLADDGAPRVIMCDTLWVSAGVTKEQLGVFLRNALEAKQDILREILDCGFVATADAGAPPAPMERALH, encoded by the coding sequence ATGCCCCATATTCAGTTTATTAATAGTGATAGCCTGCTTAAATGGCTAAAAGACCTGGAAGTTGATCACTACCTTTGCGGGCAGTGCCAGGGTGTGCACATCGCCGACCTGCAAAGTCAGGAAGGGGTGTTGGAGAGTCGGGTGTTTCTGGAGCAGGAATGTTTGATTTTTACTACCGAAGTGGAGTTGCGAGCGTCCGCTTTGTTGAGTCTGGTTGCTGAATTGCCGCGTTTGAATGGCGCTTACGCCAATATCAAGACGTTCGCCGATCTGGCGGATGATGGCGCACCTCGCGTGATTATGTGCGATACCTTGTGGGTATCCGCTGGCGTCACCAAAGAGCAGTTGGGAGTATTTTTAAGAAACGCCCTGGAAGCCAAGCAGGATATTCTGCGTGAAATTCTCGATTGTGGCTTTGTCGCCACGGCGGACGCTGGCGCTCCTCCTGCGCCGATGGAGCGCGCTCTGCATTGA
- a CDS encoding lytic murein transglycosylase produces the protein MPAVTRFCKQSRLLLITLGLSLPFTAHADFAECVAGLQEKAKQEGISEKVVNEALGQVKLSERVMELDSKQPEFIDTFTNYLNRRVTDERVNKGREMLAKHRPLLDQIAKETGVPAQYLVAFWGLETNYGGYTGKMPIMDSLATLACDPRRSAYFTSELIAALKIIEKGDVTVDKMLGSWAGAMGNFQFMPSVYLQYATDKDGDGKRDLWGSLPDAATSAGLFLNGLGWQNGFRWGREVKLPEKFAYGEAGLKRSKTLSEWSKLGVLDADGRKMSDLDLQASLIIPAGHLGPKFLVYDNFKVIMRWNRSESYAIAVGHLADRIAGAGRLRQTPPDLPRLPLTAVADLQQKLTDKGFDAGKPDGIMGPATRDAIRAFQEKQGMIADGYPNPEVLQALDIKLQSES, from the coding sequence ATGCCTGCAGTAACCCGGTTCTGCAAACAATCCCGTCTATTATTAATAACTCTTGGTCTTTCCCTGCCATTCACCGCCCACGCCGACTTCGCAGAATGCGTGGCGGGGCTGCAGGAAAAAGCGAAACAGGAAGGGATTTCCGAGAAGGTCGTCAACGAGGCCTTGGGCCAGGTCAAGCTCAGTGAACGCGTCATGGAACTGGACAGCAAGCAACCTGAGTTCATAGATACGTTCACCAATTATCTTAACCGTCGCGTTACGGATGAGCGGGTGAACAAAGGCCGTGAAATGTTGGCCAAACATCGTCCCCTGCTTGATCAGATCGCCAAAGAGACAGGCGTTCCCGCTCAGTATCTGGTCGCATTCTGGGGATTGGAAACCAACTATGGCGGCTATACCGGCAAGATGCCCATTATGGATTCCCTCGCCACCCTCGCCTGCGACCCACGCCGCAGCGCCTATTTCACCAGTGAGTTAATCGCCGCGCTGAAAATCATCGAGAAAGGCGATGTGACAGTGGACAAGATGCTCGGCTCATGGGCCGGAGCCATGGGCAACTTTCAGTTCATGCCTTCCGTCTATCTCCAGTACGCAACCGACAAAGACGGCGACGGCAAGCGCGACTTGTGGGGCAGCCTGCCTGACGCCGCCACTTCCGCCGGCTTATTCCTGAATGGACTGGGCTGGCAAAACGGCTTTAGATGGGGTCGCGAGGTCAAGCTGCCAGAAAAATTCGCTTATGGCGAGGCAGGACTGAAGCGCAGCAAAACCTTATCCGAATGGAGCAAGTTAGGCGTCCTGGACGCAGACGGGCGTAAAATGTCGGATCTGGATCTGCAAGCGTCGCTGATTATTCCCGCCGGGCACCTTGGTCCCAAGTTCCTGGTTTACGATAACTTCAAAGTCATCATGCGCTGGAACCGTTCTGAATCCTACGCCATTGCAGTGGGTCACTTGGCCGACCGTATCGCTGGCGCAGGGCGCTTACGGCAAACGCCGCCCGATCTGCCGCGCCTGCCGTTGACCGCCGTCGCCGACCTGCAGCAGAAGCTCACCGACAAAGGCTTCGACGCAGGTAAGCCTGACGGCATTATGGGGCCAGCCACCCGGGATGCTATTCGCGCGTTTCAGGAAAAGCAGGGCATGATCGCCGACGGCTACCCCAACCCGGAAGTCCTGCAGGCGCTGGATATCAAGCTTCAATCGGAATCCTGA
- a CDS encoding tetratricopeptide repeat protein, whose amino-acid sequence MKTFFSRKSSIRLAGLALTLLLAACSGAPQKPSNNGGATGGADLSQVPEGARNQYAAALRDQKARNFGSALKKFQGVSEDYPQLSGPYINMGIIYMNTDAPDQAQAMFEKAVSVNGLNPEGYSLLGYLARRQGKFAEAEEYYRKAIAVDGSYAPARLNLGITYDLYMGKLKEALEQYQIYQSLQAQPDDEVNRWIVDLQSRLQ is encoded by the coding sequence GTGAAAACATTCTTTAGTCGTAAAAGCAGTATTCGCCTTGCTGGTCTGGCATTGACTCTGTTGCTGGCGGCGTGTTCCGGCGCGCCGCAGAAACCGTCGAATAACGGCGGGGCGACAGGGGGCGCTGACCTCTCTCAGGTTCCCGAAGGCGCCCGTAATCAGTATGCAGCAGCATTGCGCGATCAAAAAGCCCGTAACTTCGGCTCCGCCCTGAAGAAATTTCAGGGGGTCAGCGAAGACTACCCGCAGCTGTCCGGCCCCTACATCAATATGGGCATCATTTATATGAATACCGATGCGCCTGACCAGGCGCAGGCGATGTTCGAAAAGGCGGTCAGCGTCAACGGATTGAATCCCGAGGGATACTCTCTGTTGGGATACTTGGCCCGTCGCCAGGGTAAGTTCGCTGAGGCGGAAGAGTATTACCGCAAGGCGATCGCCGTCGACGGCTCCTATGCGCCCGCCCGATTAAATCTGGGCATTACCTATGACTTGTACATGGGCAAACTGAAGGAAGCGTTGGAGCAATATCAGATTTATCAGAGCCTGCAGGCGCAGCCCGACGATGAAGTTAATCGTTGGATTGTGGATCTGCAGAGTCGTTTACAATAG
- a CDS encoding tetratricopeptide repeat protein gives MRVLTLTAIAVVVSGCSLFSGSEESRRAADQPTIADLKPAIIEDQGEETVNINIDEVIANYTDLLTVVEDPETRTKILYRLADLQMIRNEESSVTQEVVDYSEGSAAYFAVAISAYEGLLKKYPNRAENDQVLYQLAKAYDLEGRRDDSFKALNRLVKEYPRSSYFHEAQFRRGEILFTNGDYDASQRAFESVIRGGAKTGFEQQALYMHGWSLFKQGEYETSLDSFVKVLDLVMPESDDLDALSKESRTLVEDQLRVMGFAFNYLDGVDTVTSLFARVGARSYEHLIYQQYGELLVKEERYTDAVSVYRRFIELHPLSKWSPYYQERVIQTLIVAGFGSSVLPEKAAFVKNYGVTSDFYWRQQDEKVKTFTAEKLRVYIDELATHHHAAAQTLDRNVAAARNGRAKGLDGKEISAQQARSAMRDEYASAAAYYQEFVDTFPQDPKAPQMVFLRGETLFAVQRYEEAIVAYEKAAYEYKGFAKGAEAGYAAITAFDELASGAAEAEREQIELRKIESQIRFAQSYASDPRAGAVMASAAEKLFAMKDYPRAIDVAQRLTQRTPPPDNASLLGAWLIISHSQFELKQYAEAEKSYSRVLALMSASDKRRGEIVELLAASIYKQGELMLAANDVNGAIDQFLRVGQAAPSASVRANADYDAATYMLQQGQWDRAISVLNSFRQRYPNHELAKDVPAKLAMAYRNTEQWDAAAGELAVISQSHPDGETRRESLLLSAELYEKSGQTQKAIDTYRDYANSYPEPADIAAEAGYTLSELYAKANDPIKQRFWLQKVVQGYDAAGSKGSDRMRYLAAKSSSVLADDAFIQFKSIKLTAPLQNSLRSKQDAMKRAMAAYKKTANYRIAEFTTRSSYRMGEIYSQLSRDLLDSERPRNLNELELEQYQLLLEEQAYPFEENAIELHEANAQRSWSGVYDEWVKNSFEALKKLFPARYKKSEEIPEFSENIL, from the coding sequence ATGAGGGTGTTGACGTTAACCGCCATCGCGGTTGTAGTGAGCGGCTGCTCGCTGTTTTCCGGTTCCGAGGAAAGTCGTCGCGCTGCGGATCAGCCGACCATCGCCGATTTGAAGCCCGCCATCATTGAGGATCAGGGCGAAGAAACGGTGAACATCAATATTGATGAGGTCATCGCCAACTACACGGATTTATTGACCGTTGTCGAAGACCCTGAAACCCGCACCAAGATTTTATATCGACTGGCGGATTTGCAAATGATCCGCAACGAAGAGTCTTCTGTGACTCAGGAAGTAGTGGACTATTCGGAAGGTTCCGCAGCGTATTTCGCGGTGGCCATCTCCGCCTACGAAGGGCTGTTGAAGAAATACCCCAATCGGGCGGAAAACGACCAAGTGCTCTATCAGCTGGCGAAGGCCTATGATCTGGAAGGGCGTCGCGATGATTCCTTCAAAGCGCTGAACCGCTTGGTGAAAGAGTACCCGCGTTCCTCTTACTTCCATGAAGCGCAATTCCGACGCGGCGAGATACTGTTCACCAATGGCGACTATGACGCCTCTCAGCGGGCTTTTGAGTCGGTCATTCGCGGCGGCGCCAAAACCGGCTTTGAGCAACAGGCGCTCTACATGCATGGCTGGAGTCTGTTCAAGCAAGGCGAATACGAAACCTCTCTGGATAGCTTTGTCAAAGTGCTGGATCTGGTGATGCCGGAGTCTGACGACCTGGACGCCTTATCCAAAGAGTCTCGTACTCTGGTTGAAGACCAGCTGCGGGTAATGGGTTTCGCCTTTAATTATCTGGATGGGGTGGATACGGTTACGAGTCTGTTTGCGAGAGTCGGCGCGCGTAGCTATGAACACCTGATTTATCAGCAATACGGCGAGCTGCTGGTCAAAGAGGAGCGTTATACGGATGCGGTTTCCGTCTATCGACGCTTTATCGAACTGCATCCACTCAGCAAATGGTCGCCTTATTACCAGGAACGCGTTATTCAAACGCTTATCGTAGCGGGCTTCGGCAGTTCTGTGTTGCCGGAAAAAGCGGCGTTCGTGAAGAACTACGGCGTTACCAGCGACTTCTATTGGCGGCAGCAGGATGAGAAGGTGAAAACCTTCACGGCGGAAAAACTGCGCGTGTATATCGACGAGCTGGCTACGCACCATCACGCCGCAGCGCAAACGCTGGATCGAAATGTCGCTGCGGCCCGTAATGGCCGTGCGAAAGGGTTGGATGGCAAGGAAATAAGCGCACAGCAGGCGCGCTCCGCCATGCGTGACGAGTACGCCAGTGCGGCCGCCTACTATCAGGAGTTTGTGGATACCTTTCCGCAAGATCCGAAAGCGCCTCAAATGGTGTTCCTGCGTGGCGAGACCCTATTCGCCGTGCAGCGATACGAGGAGGCAATCGTCGCCTACGAAAAAGCGGCCTATGAATATAAGGGCTTCGCCAAAGGCGCAGAAGCGGGCTATGCGGCGATCACTGCTTTTGATGAATTGGCGTCAGGCGCTGCTGAAGCCGAGCGCGAGCAGATCGAACTGCGCAAAATTGAAAGTCAGATTCGCTTCGCCCAATCCTATGCGTCTGATCCCAGGGCGGGCGCGGTAATGGCTTCGGCGGCGGAGAAGCTGTTCGCCATGAAGGATTACCCGCGTGCGATCGACGTGGCGCAACGCCTGACGCAACGCACGCCGCCGCCGGACAATGCATCCTTGTTAGGCGCTTGGTTGATCATCAGCCACAGCCAGTTTGAGCTCAAGCAGTATGCGGAAGCGGAAAAATCCTATTCCCGCGTGCTGGCGCTTATGTCGGCGAGCGATAAGCGGCGCGGCGAGATCGTCGAGCTGCTCGCCGCCAGTATTTATAAGCAAGGCGAACTGATGCTGGCGGCCAATGACGTCAATGGCGCTATTGACCAGTTTCTACGTGTTGGACAGGCGGCTCCCTCCGCCTCGGTGCGCGCTAATGCGGATTATGACGCCGCCACCTACATGCTGCAGCAGGGGCAATGGGACAGGGCGATTTCTGTTCTGAATAGTTTCCGCCAGCGTTATCCGAACCATGAACTGGCGAAAGACGTGCCCGCCAAGCTGGCGATGGCTTATCGCAATACGGAGCAATGGGACGCTGCAGCCGGGGAGTTGGCGGTGATATCGCAGAGCCATCCTGACGGCGAAACTCGGCGCGAGTCGCTGCTGTTGTCGGCGGAGCTGTACGAGAAGAGCGGCCAGACCCAGAAAGCCATCGACACCTACCGGGATTACGCCAACAGCTATCCTGAGCCGGCGGATATAGCGGCGGAAGCTGGGTATACGCTGAGCGAGTTGTACGCTAAGGCGAATGATCCGATCAAACAGCGTTTCTGGTTGCAGAAAGTGGTGCAAGGCTATGACGCCGCCGGGTCGAAAGGCTCCGACCGTATGCGCTATCTTGCGGCGAAGTCCTCCAGCGTCCTGGCGGATGACGCTTTCATTCAGTTCAAGAGCATCAAGCTGACCGCGCCGTTGCAAAACTCTTTGCGCTCCAAACAGGATGCGATGAAGCGAGCGATGGCCGCCTACAAGAAGACAGCAAACTATCGAATAGCGGAATTTACCACGCGTTCTTCCTATCGCATGGGAGAGATCTATTCTCAGCTCAGCCGCGATCTGCTGGACTCTGAGCGTCCCCGCAATCTCAATGAACTGGAATTGGAGCAATATCAGTTGTTGCTGGAGGAACAGGCGTATCCCTTCGAGGAAAACGCGATTGAACTGCATGAGGCGAACGCACAGCGGAGTTGGAGCGGCGTCTACGATGAGTGGGTGAAAAACAGCTTTGAAGCATTGAAAAAGTTGTTCCCTGCGCGCTATAAAAAATCGGAAGAGATCCCAGAGTTCAGTGAAAACATTCTTTAG
- a CDS encoding lipopolysaccharide assembly protein LapB translates to MKRILRKTIPSLLVLASLGQSVFAADEKKPERALDLQYGKVLFEFYQQRYYGALTDISIGELRNNITHHGDHPQVLKGGMLLSYGMVDEARRIFENLLEGKVTPEVRNQAWFYLGKVYYQMRKWENAKSSFQRVDRELLEDSDSELLEEYFYLQGQTALGLEDLNAAEEFLQPLPKDSYWRAYLDYNLALNQRKAGDLDAALRRLASVSAPTPQDEDDPNEFYALSDRISLTTGVLRMEQNDYAGAMTEFRKVRINGPWSDQALFGYALAASNSGEFGLAIQSLQTLSSKQAANPIIQESHFAIGYVYEQLGQKVKALNAYANAVTQYQESLRLLETNIAELDEDRLFDSLEFGGDPELHITRLDDDNIRVDEYGRLDVRPATYSLAHLVAQEEFQRVLKELRELTLLQNTLNEWLRKVDSFDVMIDTRKIAREERIRETREKMTSLDADRIRAQRDALAQVIAEGETAGDGAYFLTEDQLGYKAIIERSRRTIELMRQDPDWAEDVPEYEEKLRRMEGFLNWTVSEEFPQRLWEAKQELAALDTALKEYSLRSVRINNLIAKSESLETLEQRVDSAKPRLQELSDQVRRALTRAKTTVSDMARDELLRQRDQVNYYMTSAKLARTRLSDELLDGEGGGL, encoded by the coding sequence ATGAAAAGAATACTTAGAAAAACAATACCGTCTCTTCTCGTCCTGGCGAGCCTGGGGCAAAGCGTCTTCGCTGCGGATGAGAAGAAGCCTGAGCGGGCGCTGGATTTGCAGTACGGTAAAGTGCTGTTCGAGTTCTATCAACAGCGTTATTACGGCGCGCTCACGGATATATCGATCGGTGAGCTGCGTAACAACATCACCCACCATGGCGATCATCCTCAGGTGCTGAAGGGAGGCATGCTGCTTTCTTATGGCATGGTGGATGAAGCCAGGCGTATTTTTGAAAACCTGCTGGAAGGCAAGGTAACCCCGGAGGTCCGTAACCAGGCCTGGTTTTATCTTGGTAAGGTATATTACCAGATGCGGAAATGGGAGAACGCCAAGTCTTCGTTTCAGCGGGTGGATCGCGAATTGTTAGAGGACTCCGACTCGGAGCTGCTGGAAGAGTATTTTTACCTCCAGGGACAAACTGCACTGGGGCTGGAGGATCTGAATGCGGCGGAGGAATTTCTACAGCCTTTGCCTAAAGACTCCTACTGGCGCGCCTATCTGGATTACAACCTGGCTCTGAATCAACGCAAGGCTGGCGATCTGGATGCGGCGCTGCGTCGATTGGCGAGCGTTAGCGCGCCGACGCCGCAGGACGAGGACGACCCAAATGAATTTTACGCGCTGAGCGACAGAATCAGCCTCACTACCGGCGTCCTCAGAATGGAGCAAAACGATTACGCCGGCGCCATGACAGAGTTTCGCAAGGTGCGCATTAATGGTCCCTGGTCGGATCAGGCGCTGTTCGGATACGCTCTGGCGGCCTCCAACTCCGGCGAATTCGGTCTGGCGATCCAATCACTGCAGACTCTGAGCAGCAAGCAAGCCGCCAATCCCATTATTCAGGAATCCCATTTCGCCATCGGCTATGTCTATGAGCAGCTTGGGCAGAAAGTGAAGGCGCTCAATGCGTACGCCAATGCCGTCACCCAGTATCAGGAAAGCCTGCGTCTGCTGGAGACCAACATCGCTGAGCTGGATGAAGATCGCCTGTTTGACAGTCTCGAGTTTGGCGGCGATCCGGAGTTGCATATTACCCGCCTGGACGATGACAACATCCGCGTAGATGAATACGGGCGTCTTGATGTGCGCCCGGCTACCTACAGTCTGGCTCATCTGGTCGCCCAGGAAGAATTCCAGCGCGTGCTCAAAGAGCTGCGTGAATTGACCTTGCTGCAAAACACTTTGAACGAATGGCTGCGCAAGGTGGACAGCTTTGACGTGATGATCGATACCCGAAAAATTGCGCGGGAAGAGCGTATTCGGGAAACCCGCGAAAAAATGACTTCCCTGGACGCTGATCGCATTCGCGCCCAGCGCGACGCGTTGGCGCAGGTCATCGCAGAGGGTGAGACGGCTGGCGATGGCGCTTATTTCCTTACAGAAGACCAGCTCGGCTATAAGGCCATTATCGAACGTTCCAGACGCACAATCGAACTGATGCGCCAAGATCCCGACTGGGCCGAAGATGTACCCGAATATGAAGAGAAATTGCGTCGTATGGAAGGTTTCCTGAACTGGACCGTCAGCGAAGAGTTTCCCCAGCGGCTTTGGGAGGCCAAACAGGAGCTGGCGGCGCTGGATACGGCGCTGAAAGAATATTCGCTGCGCAGCGTGAGAATCAACAATCTCATTGCCAAGTCCGAGAGTTTGGAGACGCTTGAGCAAAGAGTGGATAGCGCCAAGCCCCGCTTGCAGGAATTGAGCGACCAGGTGCGTCGCGCGCTTACCCGGGCGAAAACCACCGTCAGCGACATGGCGAGAGATGAATTGTTGCGGCAGAGAGATCAGGTCAACTATTACATGACGTCCGCCAAACTGGCGCGCACCCGTTTGTCCGATGAACTTCTCGACGGAGAGGGGGGCGGCTTATGA